Proteins from a genomic interval of Papaver somniferum cultivar HN1 chromosome 4, ASM357369v1, whole genome shotgun sequence:
- the LOC113276570 gene encoding O-fucosyltransferase 37-like isoform X2 — protein MAKSKNNIKKSIITINPFHYIHSLSKSSTNSSPKSLIFTPRKVSSASRNHQSLCSLSNLYLYFLFALTFFTLFEASNVTSFKPITDHYSIPLPCSSSSSTSSSPYSISFSSSRSTLMVSSNEKNEDNTVRLSSSVVVPLPAHGVPSNSNVTEEEREFWKQPNGGGYKPCLEFSIDYRRLSKDIVKEKTRFLVVVASGGLNQQRNQIVDAVVLARILKASLVIPILKVNLIWGDESEFSDIFDVEHFKRTLQADVRVVSSLPSTHIIARQLPEAKIPHGVSPFWIRSRFFKQLNEEGVLVLKGLDSKLSKNLLPDLQKLRCKVAFHALKFAAPILELGNRLARRMWIEGPYVAVHLRLEKDVWIRTGCRTGLGSKFDDIIVKERESRPEFLTGRLNISATQRRLAGLCPLNAHEVARLLKGLGAPRSALVYSAGGEPFGGKLALKPLTTEFPNLMTKEMLAREGELSPFMNRSSALAAIDYIVSLSSDVFLASHGGNMGSAMQNNWFTHPGDLNFLFSLVDGLGSPCLCRAQEVRQAKQAKDDPLL, from the exons ATGGCGAAATCAAAGAACAACATCAAGAAATCAATAATCACTATAAACCCTTTTCATTACATTCATTCTTTATcaaaatcatcaacaaattcatCACCAAAATCACTTATTTTTACACCAAGAAAGGTTTCATCAGCATCAAGAAATCATCAAAGTCTCTGTTCCTTGTCAAATCTTTACCTCTATTTTCTCTTCGCTCTCACATTCTTTACCCTTTTTGAAGCATCAAATGTTACGAGTTTCAAACCCATTACTGATCATTACTCAATACCACtcccatgttcttcttcttcttctacttcttcttctccttactcaatatcattctcttcttctcgtTCAACACTAATGGTTTCCTCGAATGAGAAAAATGAAGACAATACAGTGAGATTATCTAGTAGTGTAGTGGTACCATTACCAGCTCATGGAGTTCCTTCTAATAGTAATGtaacagaagaagaaagagagttttGGAAACAACCTAATGGCGGTGGTTATAAACCATGTTTGGAGTTTAGTATTGATTACCGAAGATTATCGAAAGATATTGTCAAGGAGAAGACAAGGTTTTTAGTTGTTGTTGCTTCTGGTGGATTAAATCAACAGAGAAATCAAATTGTTGATGCTGTTGTTCTTGCAAGAATTCTTAAAGCTTCATTGGTTATACCCATTCTGAAAGTCAATTTGATCTGGGGTGATGAAAG TGAATTTTCGGATATTTTTGATGTTGAGCATTTCAAGAGAACATTACAAGCTGATGTTCGAGTAGTATCATCACTGCCGTCGACGCATATCATTGCAAGACAGCTTCCTGAAGCTAAAATTCCCCACGGTGTTTCTCCCTTTTGGATTCGCAGTAGATTCTTTAAACAA CTAAATGAAGAAGGGGTTCTTGTTTTGAAAGGGTTAGATTCTAAACTCTCGAAGAATCTCCTTCCAGACCTTCAGAAGCTTCGCTGTAAG GTAGCATTCCACGCTCTGAAATTTGCAGCTCCAATTCTGGAACTTGGCAACAGGCTTGCAAGGAGAATGTGGATAGAAGGACCTTATGTTGCAGTACATCTTCGGTTAGAGAAAGATGTGTGGATCAGAACAGGATGCCGTACTGGTTTAGGATCAAAATTTGATGACATTATTGTCAAGGAGAGGGAGTCTCGGCCAGAGTTTCTTACTGGAAGGCTGAATATAAGTGCAACTCAAAGAAGACTTGCTGGTCTTTGTCCACTCAATGCCCACGAAGTTGCAAG ACTCTTAAAGGGCTTAGGTGCACCAAGGAGTGCGTTAGTGTATTCTGCAGGAGGTGAGCCATTCGGCGGTAAACTAGCTTTGAAGCCTCTTACTACAGAATTCCCAAATTTGATGACAAAGGAGATGTTGGCGCGAGAAGGGGAGTTATCACCATTCATGAACAGGTCATCAGCTCTCGCTGCCATTGACTACATTGTATCGTTGAGCAGCGACGTCTTCTTGGCTTCCCATGGTGGAAACATGGGTAGCGCGATGCAG AACAACTGGTTCACTCATCCAGGGGATCTGAATTTTTTGTTTTCGCTCGTTGATGGATTAGGGTCACCGTGCCTATGTCGGGCACAGGAAGTACGTCAAGCCAAACAAGCGAAAGATGATCCCTTACTTTGA
- the LOC113276570 gene encoding O-fucosyltransferase 37-like isoform X1 produces the protein MAKSKNNIKKSIITINPFHYIHSLSKSSTNSSPKSLIFTPRKVSSASRNHQSLCSLSNLYLYFLFALTFFTLFEASNVTSFKPITDHYSIPLPCSSSSSTSSSPYSISFSSSRSTLMVSSNEKNEDNTVRLSSSVVVPLPAHGVPSNSNVTEEEREFWKQPNGGGYKPCLEFSIDYRRLSKDIVKEKTRFLVVVASGGLNQQRNQIVDAVVLARILKASLVIPILKVNLIWGDESEFSDIFDVEHFKRTLQADVRVVSSLPSTHIIARQLPEAKIPHGVSPFWIRSRFFKQLNEEGVLVLKGLDSKLSKNLLPDLQKLRCKVAFHALKFAAPILELGNRLARRMWIEGPYVAVHLRLEKDVWIRTGCRTGLGSKFDDIIVKERESRPEFLTGRLNISATQRRLAGLCPLNAHEVARLLKGLGAPRSALVYSAGGEPFGGKLALKPLTTEFPNLMTKEMLAREGELSPFMNRSSALAAIDYIVSLSSDVFLASHGGNMGSAMQGHRAYVGHRKYVKPNKRKMIPYFDQETSIPNSYEEFSGIMRYLHKGLQGQPLSRNNKRGRDVIAYPVPECMCRR, from the exons ATGGCGAAATCAAAGAACAACATCAAGAAATCAATAATCACTATAAACCCTTTTCATTACATTCATTCTTTATcaaaatcatcaacaaattcatCACCAAAATCACTTATTTTTACACCAAGAAAGGTTTCATCAGCATCAAGAAATCATCAAAGTCTCTGTTCCTTGTCAAATCTTTACCTCTATTTTCTCTTCGCTCTCACATTCTTTACCCTTTTTGAAGCATCAAATGTTACGAGTTTCAAACCCATTACTGATCATTACTCAATACCACtcccatgttcttcttcttcttctacttcttcttctccttactcaatatcattctcttcttctcgtTCAACACTAATGGTTTCCTCGAATGAGAAAAATGAAGACAATACAGTGAGATTATCTAGTAGTGTAGTGGTACCATTACCAGCTCATGGAGTTCCTTCTAATAGTAATGtaacagaagaagaaagagagttttGGAAACAACCTAATGGCGGTGGTTATAAACCATGTTTGGAGTTTAGTATTGATTACCGAAGATTATCGAAAGATATTGTCAAGGAGAAGACAAGGTTTTTAGTTGTTGTTGCTTCTGGTGGATTAAATCAACAGAGAAATCAAATTGTTGATGCTGTTGTTCTTGCAAGAATTCTTAAAGCTTCATTGGTTATACCCATTCTGAAAGTCAATTTGATCTGGGGTGATGAAAG TGAATTTTCGGATATTTTTGATGTTGAGCATTTCAAGAGAACATTACAAGCTGATGTTCGAGTAGTATCATCACTGCCGTCGACGCATATCATTGCAAGACAGCTTCCTGAAGCTAAAATTCCCCACGGTGTTTCTCCCTTTTGGATTCGCAGTAGATTCTTTAAACAA CTAAATGAAGAAGGGGTTCTTGTTTTGAAAGGGTTAGATTCTAAACTCTCGAAGAATCTCCTTCCAGACCTTCAGAAGCTTCGCTGTAAG GTAGCATTCCACGCTCTGAAATTTGCAGCTCCAATTCTGGAACTTGGCAACAGGCTTGCAAGGAGAATGTGGATAGAAGGACCTTATGTTGCAGTACATCTTCGGTTAGAGAAAGATGTGTGGATCAGAACAGGATGCCGTACTGGTTTAGGATCAAAATTTGATGACATTATTGTCAAGGAGAGGGAGTCTCGGCCAGAGTTTCTTACTGGAAGGCTGAATATAAGTGCAACTCAAAGAAGACTTGCTGGTCTTTGTCCACTCAATGCCCACGAAGTTGCAAG ACTCTTAAAGGGCTTAGGTGCACCAAGGAGTGCGTTAGTGTATTCTGCAGGAGGTGAGCCATTCGGCGGTAAACTAGCTTTGAAGCCTCTTACTACAGAATTCCCAAATTTGATGACAAAGGAGATGTTGGCGCGAGAAGGGGAGTTATCACCATTCATGAACAGGTCATCAGCTCTCGCTGCCATTGACTACATTGTATCGTTGAGCAGCGACGTCTTCTTGGCTTCCCATGGTGGAAACATGGGTAGCGCGATGCAG GGTCACCGTGCCTATGTCGGGCACAGGAAGTACGTCAAGCCAAACAAGCGAAAGATGATCCCTTACTTTGACCAGGAAACTTCCATACCCAATAGCTATGAGGAGTTTAGTGGCATTATGAGATATCTTCACAAGGGATTACAAGGGCAGCCACTGTCAAGGAACAACAAGAGAGGCCGTGATGTGATTGCTTATCCAGTTCCAGAATGTATGTGCAGACGCTAA
- the LOC113276570 gene encoding O-fucosyltransferase 37-like isoform X3: MAKSKNNIKKSIITINPFHYIHSLSKSSTNSSPKSLIFTPRKVSSASRNHQSLCSLSNLYLYFLFALTFFTLFEASNVTSFKPITDHYSIPLPCSSSSSTSSSPYSISFSSSRSTLMVSSNEKNEDNTVRLSSSVVVPLPAHGVPSNSNVTEEEREFWKQPNGGGYKPCLEFSIDYRRLSKDIVKEKTRFLVVVASGGLNQQRNQIVDAVVLARILKASLVIPILKVNLIWGDESEFSDIFDVEHFKRTLQADVRVVSSLPSTHIIARQLPEAKIPHGVSPFWIRSRFFKQLNEEGVLVLKGLDSKLSKNLLPDLQKLRCKVAFHALKFAAPILELGNRLARRMWIEGPYVAVHLRLEKDVWIRTGCRTGLGSKFDDIIVKERESRPEFLTGRLNISATQRRLAGLCPLNAHEVARLLKGLGAPRSALVYSAGGEPFGGKLALKPLTTEFPNLMTKEMLAREGELSPFMNRSSALAAIDYIVSLSSDVFLASHGGNMGSAMQLNLIAVRRTTGSLIQGI, translated from the exons ATGGCGAAATCAAAGAACAACATCAAGAAATCAATAATCACTATAAACCCTTTTCATTACATTCATTCTTTATcaaaatcatcaacaaattcatCACCAAAATCACTTATTTTTACACCAAGAAAGGTTTCATCAGCATCAAGAAATCATCAAAGTCTCTGTTCCTTGTCAAATCTTTACCTCTATTTTCTCTTCGCTCTCACATTCTTTACCCTTTTTGAAGCATCAAATGTTACGAGTTTCAAACCCATTACTGATCATTACTCAATACCACtcccatgttcttcttcttcttctacttcttcttctccttactcaatatcattctcttcttctcgtTCAACACTAATGGTTTCCTCGAATGAGAAAAATGAAGACAATACAGTGAGATTATCTAGTAGTGTAGTGGTACCATTACCAGCTCATGGAGTTCCTTCTAATAGTAATGtaacagaagaagaaagagagttttGGAAACAACCTAATGGCGGTGGTTATAAACCATGTTTGGAGTTTAGTATTGATTACCGAAGATTATCGAAAGATATTGTCAAGGAGAAGACAAGGTTTTTAGTTGTTGTTGCTTCTGGTGGATTAAATCAACAGAGAAATCAAATTGTTGATGCTGTTGTTCTTGCAAGAATTCTTAAAGCTTCATTGGTTATACCCATTCTGAAAGTCAATTTGATCTGGGGTGATGAAAG TGAATTTTCGGATATTTTTGATGTTGAGCATTTCAAGAGAACATTACAAGCTGATGTTCGAGTAGTATCATCACTGCCGTCGACGCATATCATTGCAAGACAGCTTCCTGAAGCTAAAATTCCCCACGGTGTTTCTCCCTTTTGGATTCGCAGTAGATTCTTTAAACAA CTAAATGAAGAAGGGGTTCTTGTTTTGAAAGGGTTAGATTCTAAACTCTCGAAGAATCTCCTTCCAGACCTTCAGAAGCTTCGCTGTAAG GTAGCATTCCACGCTCTGAAATTTGCAGCTCCAATTCTGGAACTTGGCAACAGGCTTGCAAGGAGAATGTGGATAGAAGGACCTTATGTTGCAGTACATCTTCGGTTAGAGAAAGATGTGTGGATCAGAACAGGATGCCGTACTGGTTTAGGATCAAAATTTGATGACATTATTGTCAAGGAGAGGGAGTCTCGGCCAGAGTTTCTTACTGGAAGGCTGAATATAAGTGCAACTCAAAGAAGACTTGCTGGTCTTTGTCCACTCAATGCCCACGAAGTTGCAAG ACTCTTAAAGGGCTTAGGTGCACCAAGGAGTGCGTTAGTGTATTCTGCAGGAGGTGAGCCATTCGGCGGTAAACTAGCTTTGAAGCCTCTTACTACAGAATTCCCAAATTTGATGACAAAGGAGATGTTGGCGCGAGAAGGGGAGTTATCACCATTCATGAACAGGTCATCAGCTCTCGCTGCCATTGACTACATTGTATCGTTGAGCAGCGACGTCTTCTTGGCTTCCCATGGTGGAAACATGGGTAGCGCGATGCAG TTGAATCTGATTGCTGTACGCAGAACAACTGGTTCACTCATCCAGGGGATCTGA